From Xiphophorus maculatus strain JP 163 A chromosome 12, X_maculatus-5.0-male, whole genome shotgun sequence, the proteins below share one genomic window:
- the LOC102218835 gene encoding E3 ubiquitin-protein ligase RNF165-like encodes MVLVHVGYLVLPVFGSVRNRGSHFNRQQQQQQQHSHATSCRHFQLGPQAPLPMDFPMPHPGQPQSGMNPHLAPPGHQHGPPLHPPLNPLPAPQFQDIPGPPFLPQALHQQYLLQQQILEAQHRHILPPSSRRTPERVPHQPHRLRPGYEFGPPLHVPPQPVVQQPRYLAEGTDWDLSVDAGLPPHQYHIHPLPQHYQHYLTSPRMHHFPRNNASTQVVVHEIRNYPYPQLHLLALQSLNPSRHASAVRESYEELLQLEDRLGSVNRGAVQTTIERFTFPHKYKKRIPQDLKMCLDDEELDTDEKCTICLSMLEDGEDVRRLPCMHLFHQACVDQWLATSRKCPICRVDIETQLTPDS; translated from the exons ATGGTGTTAGTGCATGTAGGATATCTGGTTCTTCCCGTATTCGGCTCAGTAAGAAACAGAG GATCCCATTTTAaccggcagcagcagcaacagcagcagcacagccaTGCTACCTCTTGCCGGCACTTCCAGTTAGGTCCTCAGGCCCCTCTGCCCATGGACTTCCCAATGCCCCATCCAGGGCAACCGCAGTCAGGCATGAACCCCCACCTGGCCCCTCCTGGCCACCAGCACGGTCCTCCGCTCCACCCACCTCTCAACCCGCTGCCCGCTCCGCAATTCCAGGACATCCCCGGCCCGCCCTTCCTACCTCAGGCATTACACCAGCAATacctcctccagcagcagatcCTCGAGGCTCAGCACCGACACATTCTGCCGCCATCCAG TAGACGCACCCCAGAGAGAGTCCCTCACCAGCCACACAGACTGCGACCAGGCTATGAGTTTGGTCCTCCTCTTCATGTCCCTCCTCAGCCAGTGGTGCAGCAGCCTCGCTACCTGGCTGAGGGGACCGACTG GGATCTCAGTGTGGATGCCGGGCTGCCCCCTCACCAGTACCACATCCACCCGCTGCCGCAGCACTATCAGCACTACTTGACCTCCCCCAGGATGCACCACTTCCCCAGAAACAATGCCTCAACACAAGTG GTCGTCCATGAGATCAGAAACTACCCGTATCCCCAGTTGCACTTGCTGGCTCTGCAGAGTCTCAACCCTTCCCGGCACGCCTCTGCCGTCAGAGAGAGCTATGAG GAGCTTCTGCAGCTGGAGGACAGACTGGGCAGCGTGAATCGTGGAGCCGTCCAAACCACCATCGAGAGATTCACTTTCCCCCACAAGTACAAAAAG AGAATACCGCAGGACCTGAAGATGTGTCTGGATGACGAGGAGCTGGACACAGATGAGAAATGCACCATTTGTCTGTCGATGCTGGAAGATGGAGAGGATGTAAG GAGATTACCCTGCATGCACCTTTTCCACCAGGCCTGTGTGGACCAGTGGCTGGCCACTAGCAGGAAATGCCCCATCTGCAGAGTGGACATCGAGACCCAGCTGACTCCTGACAGTTGA